A region from the Citrobacter telavivensis genome encodes:
- a CDS encoding YcjX family protein, with product MKRLTNEFNALVNRGVDRHLRLAVTGLSRSGKTAFITAMVNQLLNIHAGARLPLLSAVREERLLGVKRVPQRDFGIPRFTYDEGLAQLYGDPPTWPTPTRGVSEIRLALRYKSNDSLLRHFKETSTLYLEIVDYPGEWLLDLPMLAQDYLSWSRQMTGLLTGQRAEWSAKWRQLTQGLDPLATADENRLADIAAAWTEYLHQCKQQGLHFIQPGRFVLPGDMAGAPALQFFPWPDVDAWGESRLAQADKHTNAGMLRERFNYYCEKVVKGFYKNHFLRFDRQIVLVDCLQPLNSGPQAFNDMRLALTQLMQSFHYGQRTLFRRLFSPVIDKLLFAATKADHVTIDQHANMVSLLQQLIQDAWQNAAFEGISMDCLGLASVQATTSGLIDVNGEKIPALRGNRLSDGSPLTVYPGEVPARLPGQAFWDNQGFQFEAFRPQKMDVDKPLPHIRLDAALEFLIGDKLR from the coding sequence ATGAAGAGACTCACCAATGAATTCAATGCGCTGGTTAATCGCGGCGTAGACCGACATTTGCGCCTCGCGGTCACCGGGCTGAGCCGGAGCGGAAAAACCGCATTTATCACCGCAATGGTTAACCAGTTATTGAATATCCATGCCGGGGCGCGATTGCCGCTGCTTAGCGCGGTGCGTGAAGAGCGCCTGCTCGGGGTGAAGCGGGTTCCCCAGCGCGATTTTGGCATTCCCCGCTTTACCTACGATGAAGGGCTGGCCCAGCTGTATGGCGATCCGCCGACGTGGCCGACGCCAACCCGCGGGGTCAGCGAAATTCGCCTGGCGCTACGCTATAAATCCAATGATTCTCTGCTGCGTCACTTCAAAGAGACGTCGACGCTGTATCTGGAGATTGTCGATTATCCCGGCGAATGGCTGCTCGACCTGCCGATGCTGGCGCAGGATTATCTGAGCTGGTCACGGCAGATGACCGGGTTGCTCACCGGACAGCGGGCAGAATGGTCGGCGAAATGGCGACAACTGACGCAAGGACTGGATCCGCTGGCAACCGCCGATGAGAATCGCCTGGCCGACATCGCGGCGGCGTGGACAGAATACCTGCATCAGTGCAAACAGCAGGGGTTGCATTTCATCCAGCCGGGGCGGTTCGTGCTGCCTGGTGATATGGCTGGCGCGCCGGCACTGCAATTTTTCCCCTGGCCGGATGTGGACGCGTGGGGGGAATCCAGACTGGCCCAGGCGGATAAACACACCAACGCCGGGATGCTGCGCGAACGCTTTAACTACTACTGCGAAAAGGTGGTGAAGGGGTTCTATAAGAACCACTTTTTGCGCTTCGACCGTCAGATCGTGCTGGTGGATTGTCTGCAACCACTCAACAGTGGGCCGCAGGCGTTCAACGATATGCGCCTTGCACTAACCCAACTGATGCAAAGTTTCCATTACGGACAGCGCACGTTGTTTCGTCGGCTGTTTTCTCCGGTGATAGACAAGTTGCTGTTTGCCGCCACCAAAGCGGACCACGTGACTATCGACCAGCACGCCAATATGGTGTCGCTGTTGCAGCAGTTGATTCAGGACGCCTGGCAGAACGCGGCGTTTGAGGGGATCAGCATGGATTGTCTGGGGCTGGCTTCCGTCCAGGCAACCACCAGCGGGTTGATTGACGTTAACGGCGAGAAGATCCCGGCGCTGCGCGGAAATCGCTTAAGCGACGGATCGCCCCTGACGGTCTACCCCGGCGAAGTGCCGGCACGACTGCCGGGACAGGCGTTCTGGGACAATCAGGGATTTCAGTTTGAAGCTTTTCGACCACAAAAGATGGATGTCGATAAGCCACTGCCGCACATTCGCCTGGATGCCGCGCTGGAGTTTTTAATAGGAGATAAATTGCGATGA
- a CDS encoding ABC transporter substrate-binding protein has translation MKKVICAFGMVFASVSAAQATTYPLTLENCGYTETFTKAPERVVALGQNTVEILLLLGLQNNVIASAFWPTKVLPQLAEQNAKIKTLTVEIPTLESILAQNPDFVPAQLPLLLGPESKVAKREDLLTVGVNSYLSPGMCATKKAAGDLYGSRQTLWDMTYLYKEIEDFAKIFNVEDRGQAVIADFKKREADLRQEFGNSKKDLSFVFWFSSASPSADAYVGGKNSASGFIANVLGGHNAITSETEWPTVSWESVIAANPDVIVVSSLDRNRWALDNAEEKIKFLKSDPAVSQLDAVKKGHIVVMDGQAMNPTIRTLYGAEQVGEQLRKLGLN, from the coding sequence ATGAAAAAAGTCATTTGCGCATTCGGCATGGTGTTCGCGTCCGTCAGTGCTGCTCAGGCAACGACCTATCCACTGACTCTGGAGAACTGTGGATACACTGAAACGTTCACCAAAGCGCCAGAACGCGTCGTGGCTCTCGGGCAGAATACCGTTGAGATTCTGCTGCTGTTAGGTTTGCAGAATAACGTGATCGCCAGTGCATTTTGGCCGACCAAAGTGCTGCCTCAGTTGGCTGAACAAAATGCCAAAATCAAAACGCTCACGGTAGAAATTCCCACTCTTGAATCCATCCTTGCGCAAAACCCGGATTTCGTTCCCGCACAGTTACCTTTGTTATTAGGGCCTGAAAGTAAGGTAGCAAAACGTGAAGATTTGCTTACCGTCGGCGTAAACAGCTATTTATCGCCAGGCATGTGCGCCACAAAGAAAGCGGCCGGCGATTTATATGGCAGTCGTCAGACCCTGTGGGATATGACCTATCTCTATAAAGAGATTGAAGATTTCGCGAAAATTTTCAATGTGGAAGACAGAGGTCAGGCTGTTATCGCCGATTTTAAAAAGCGTGAAGCCGATCTCCGCCAGGAGTTCGGTAACAGCAAGAAAGATCTCTCTTTTGTTTTTTGGTTCTCCAGTGCATCCCCTTCTGCCGATGCTTACGTCGGCGGTAAAAACAGTGCTTCCGGGTTCATTGCCAACGTGCTGGGTGGACACAACGCCATCACCTCTGAGACAGAATGGCCGACGGTGAGTTGGGAAAGCGTTATCGCAGCCAACCCGGACGTCATTGTGGTATCCAGCCTTGACCGTAACCGCTGGGCGCTTGATAACGCTGAAGAGAAAATCAAATTCCTGAAAAGCGATCCTGCCGTCAGTCAGTTAGACGCCGTGAAAAAAGGCCATATTGTGGTTATGGACGGTCAGGCGATGAACCCGACTATCCGCACCCTTTACGGTGCTGAACAGGTTGGCGAGCAGCTCAGAAAACTGGGGCTGAACTGA
- a CDS encoding TIGR01620 family protein → MSEPIKPRIDFAGPLEVEQNPAFKAQQTFSETQAQSFAPATVDEPLEEEGQAEAVIDAALRPKRSLWRKMVMGGLGLFGVSVVGQGVQWTMNAWQTQDWVALGGCAAGALIIGAGVGSVATEWRRLWRLRQRAHERDEARDLLHSHGAGKGRAFCEKLAQQAGIDQSHPALQRWYASIHETQNDREVVSLYAHLVQPVLDAQARREISRSAAESTLMIAVSPLALVDMAFIAWRNLRLINRIATLYGIELGYYSRLRLFRLVLLNIAFAGASELVREVGMDWMSQDLAARLSTRAAQGIGAGLLTARLGIKAMELCRPLPWIDDDKPRLGDFRRQLVGQLKETVQKNGSSREK, encoded by the coding sequence ATGAGCGAACCGATAAAACCGCGGATTGATTTTGCCGGTCCGCTTGAAGTCGAGCAGAACCCGGCTTTTAAAGCGCAACAAACGTTTAGCGAGACGCAAGCCCAGTCCTTTGCCCCGGCCACCGTCGATGAGCCTCTGGAAGAAGAGGGGCAGGCCGAAGCGGTAATTGATGCGGCGCTGCGCCCGAAGCGCAGTTTGTGGCGCAAGATGGTGATGGGCGGTCTGGGGCTGTTCGGCGTAAGCGTGGTTGGACAGGGCGTACAGTGGACGATGAACGCCTGGCAAACGCAGGATTGGGTGGCGCTCGGTGGCTGCGCGGCCGGGGCGCTGATTATCGGCGCGGGCGTTGGATCGGTGGCAACCGAATGGCGACGCCTGTGGCGTTTGCGTCAGCGTGCGCATGAGCGCGATGAAGCGCGCGACCTGCTGCACAGTCACGGTGCCGGAAAAGGGCGGGCCTTCTGCGAGAAACTGGCGCAGCAGGCCGGAATCGATCAGTCGCATCCGGCGCTACAGCGCTGGTACGCCTCGATTCACGAAACGCAAAACGATCGCGAGGTGGTCAGCCTCTACGCCCATCTGGTTCAGCCGGTGCTCGATGCCCAGGCGCGGCGCGAAATCAGCCGTTCGGCGGCGGAGTCGACGCTGATGATCGCGGTCAGCCCGCTGGCGCTGGTGGATATGGCGTTTATTGCCTGGCGCAATCTGCGACTGATTAACCGTATTGCCACGCTGTACGGTATTGAGCTGGGCTATTACAGCCGTTTGCGTCTGTTCCGTCTGGTGTTGCTCAATATCGCCTTTGCCGGGGCCAGCGAGCTGGTGCGGGAAGTGGGGATGGATTGGATGTCGCAGGATCTCGCCGCGCGCCTGTCGACCCGTGCCGCGCAGGGGATTGGGGCAGGGCTGTTAACCGCGCGACTGGGGATCAAAGCGATGGAACTTTGCCGTCCGTTGCCATGGATAGATGATGACAAACCGCGTCTGGGGGATTTCCGTCGTCAGCTGGTCGGTCAGCTCAAAGAGACAGTGCAGAAAAACGGCTCCTCGCGAGAGAAATAA